The genomic DNA ACCTTCTGTCATTTGTTTATTCCTGTCTAGCCGGAAATTGACCAACTTCACATATACCAAACAAACTTTtgatttcaattttctcgaaaataaagccgTCAACACAATTTCCTTATCcttgattttcattttattttgcaCCATAGAATCTACCTGACGCCATTTATACCATGAATTACGGGCCACCCTGTATGTATATGTTGTATGTATTTGGTGAAACGTGGCTTTGCTATATAGGAATATACCTTGTTCTTCTCTTCGGTGTAGCCTCGTCCTCGTAGCAGCTGTTTTAATTGTGTCGCTTCAGGAGTTAAGGAAGATTGAACCTCACATCGACTACTTCGCCGAGGATACGTGCATTGTCTCAAAGGCACTCGGTTGTTTGATGTTCGATTTGAAATACAGGAGACGCATCGCGCACTGATTCTAAACCAATCGCGGCCACGGCGCCGACGATAGTAGAGGTCGCCATGTTCGTTTCCGTGAACCACGTGAGAGATAGATGGGAAACGTAGCTTGATCAACTGACCCGGTTTGAATAATCGGCTGCAATTCGATTTAAAAGAACTCCTGTTATGATCTTCCGAATTgtctttcttttcattcttcctttcacttttttttccatttttaagtAGATCATTATGAATTGAGAGGATTTGATCTTCGTCAATGTCCGATATGTAGGTTAAGTTCATGGTCTTCGGAAAATTCACCCTTTTCTTTGGTGGATGGTTTATCAAATTGCTCCCGATGCTGCTTCGCAATCGGCCTGCGATGACGACATCGTTCGACGAGATCGCCTGACTAGAACATGAATGAGAGAACATATGATTCGAAATTGGAATGCAGGGAAATTCATGGAACGATCTCTGAATTCTTATGATGACCTAGACTGCATATATtcatgcaatttcatatttttatgagctTAATCAAAGGATTGGAATTTAAGTAGATACACAATATCACAAATCACAATAAGTGCTCtacattgaatatatttttgcatattatatgagTTCTATAAATCtttggaattttaaatttcctaaaaACGTATAAACATCCACAATTTAAATGGTGAATGTTTGTAAAGTATGATAATTCAATCGCTAAAGATAGTAATACATTAAAACCCAATATTGcggtaatattttattcgtaactatttttttttgtaatcaaTTTACCTCatcgtcttttatttttcaacgttctagatatgaaatatttctatttctattcctATTTCAATTCATATCTCTATTCCTGATTCTGTGTCTTCCACTTAAATTTGTTATGAAACTGATCCTTAATGGATTAACGGAAAAACAATCTCATAAGTAACAATTGTTTCTAAGAATTTATTagattttcaaatatgaaagatggcatttgaattatttattcaacGGGTATCATTTCATCCTACACGTCGGTGTAGGAAGAAATATCATGAAGAAATATCACTATAAACCACCTTTATGACAGTATATTACAAACgacataaatttttgttatactAACACTGTCACTACAAGCTCTTATCTAATCTTGGAATTATAGTTACACATAGTGCTATTCCCCATATGGGACGGTAACTGTGATTCTATTTCGATAtactatgtacatatacatattatgaGCCATACAGAGCCACAAAAGAGTGacgatattataaatacatgtatattacTATTTGAATATTTGCCATGGAAAActgttatgtatatattatatgtattaaatagaacatcttgaaatttgaaattaatctgaaaatgtatttattgcgagcaaacatttaattaaaaaattctcgaACTATGTAACAAGTATTAAAGACAATCTTACTGAATatcgtttattaatataatacataataaataattttgtaatctaTAACagatacaatatatacatacaagttTTTTATGATGaatgttcaaatattaaaataaattcgaaattttccaaaaaaGGGGCCAAAACATCAATGATATATTTGTTTCTATGTGAAAGTGATTTTTTGCAAAACGAAGAATCGCTGAAAAAGATAAGTCAAGGATCGTATATCCGGGTCGAAGAAATGCGGAGGGAAAGATGCGTGGAAGGTATGCCAGGGTTGCTTCTTGCTTCTCCGATTGACGTCATAAGTGCGTCATTGGAagcaaagaaacaagaaagtgCGATTGAATGATCGCGGTTGCAGCAACCGTCGCGCGTACCGCTCGGTATCGTttgattctttctctttctcgacaAACGGTCCATTATCTCGTCAGTTCAAGTGCCCCTTGGCCACTTGAGCCTATCTGTGCTGCGACCGTTTCGTTCGACTCTCTTGTTCATTGTGCGAAATAATAGTGCACACCGCAACAAGCGTAATATAATGtacattttttctcttttctattgTCTCTGTCTTGTTTTTTTAATATCGCCCACGCGTTGTTTTCTATCGGTCGGGAGTGCCCGCTAATTGCACACAGGCGGCAGTATGTCCAGGGGAAGATAAGATTACGACACAGGATCCTcggtattattttttttttttctccatcaGAGGAAACGAGACGTAAAATACGTAAACATAATTACAAGGTCtggaaaaatatcgtttaaaagTATGGAATAATATTTTCCCAGTTTGTTTTTCTTAATTCATGTTCATCGATTTGACATTATATTAGGACGGATGGTGTTTAATAAATAGAGAGATAGAGAATATATTTGTAAACATCGTTTTCGATGCATGTCATTACTGAAAGAAGGGGGAtgtcgttttaataatttttggtttgattttcatattttattggAACAAAGGAGAATCGATTATGTAGGAAGAAATTGCATAATTTCTATTTAGGAAGTCGAAGATGACACGACCGATGGAAGGTTATAGCCAAGCCTACTAGCCGGGCTCATATTTGTGACGAAATCAGGTCAGTGTCGGTCCAAGGCTAATGACTCGTACGTCCTAAATAGGTAATAACATATATCATGTGCCCGCATTAATTTCCAGATGAATAATGTTTAGAAAACAATTTGAGGAATTTACAATTGAATCGAAAATGTTTTACTCTGACAATGGAGTAACAATAAGAATTATTAGAAAACATTCATGCAAAATGCATATTGTTACAAACATGCGTAGAATTGAGATAGAGCGagatatttatcattataaattttttatttcactgtaCAATTCTTACCTGTCCATATTGATGTCGTGTTCTGCATTTTATTCCAGAttggtaatataaaataattttataaacaattattttaaaaaatttgtaaatgcaACAAAGAGTTTTTTttggaaaaaaacaaaaaaggaaatttaatgtatttaattttgGACACGTTTACGTCACGAAACAACCTAACTTTTAAACTAAAATCTGAGAAATTTGACCAAACATTCTTTATGTTCATTGTTGCTCGCTATCCACGGATAATAATTTCTGATTGTAGTAATTGAGAAAAGCCATGTATGCAATGATTGTACGTCAATCGTAGCTGATGGCCGACTGAACTCGAGATTTGAACTTGACCATACCGCGGTGACCACCTATACTTGAGTTCCTGTGTAAAAGGAGGGGATCTATTGCATTGAAATCAGCCTCCTAGAAGGGAAGCTTTCCACCTACAATTGACGCAAGAGTTATTGTTGCGATTGCATCTATATCGTAAATCGTTAGCTTTCGTACGATTCCTAAAcgatttattttcctttctcttatCTCGCAAAAAACGAAAAGATTATGAAATTTACGATTAACAAATTCAACTTTTATTAACTCTTTATGCAAAACAAATCAAGAAATTAAACAAGttcctttttaataaattgcGAAATCAGATTATGTATCAtgctttatattaattttcagtcattatttttcgattttaatAGTTTTCTTAAATTTAGATGACTTCATAGAATTTAATATCTGCATATTCAGTAGGGTCCAAAAATAATGATGCAAATATGTGAGGTTCTGATATAGTCTTCTTTCGTTCATAAGGCTTTACCCATTTATTTACTTCTctaatatttagatttttaaaaGTAGTTTCAATGGATGGTTTGGTAACTAGAATTGTTCCACTTTGGATAGTGGCTTTTAAAAAAATCCAAATGTCTCTATGTACTGAATGTGAAACATAAAATTCAAATGGGTTGTGTATAATGATGATATTACTCTTCTGAATGATTTCAGGACATTCCTCAATCCTCTTGTTCACAATCTCAATACGATCATTCATTTTGTACTTATTTACTATGTCATTTTGGAGTGAGCAAAGTTCTTTGTTCATTTCAACACCAATAATCTTCTTGGCAGATGTGAATGTATGTGCCTGAAGGatagatttttaaataataacatacatcttttaattattgatctgttatttagaaaagaagaaaaatcattacTCCATATAAAACAGCACCCAATCGGGATCCTATGTCAAGTACAACTTTTTCACTTAAACTTGGTAAAACACtgtgaaatatatacaatatgccAGCCACAGATAAAGAGTGTGAAATGATATCTAAAAACAAATACATTttgttttcataaaatatgaTTTAAGGAAATCACATAATCCAAGAAAAATGTTGAGTTTTTCCTACTGTATTGTTTTATATTGCTGGACCCACAGTCAGCACAATACAAAGTATTAAGCTCCCCATTTTCTATAAGTTCATCTACTTCCTTCTCATCATAAAGAAATGCGTCAACATGTTTTGTTGAACGAGGATCACAGTCTGAGTTCTGCAGAGTTATAAAACTTATGATATTTTTCCTTTGTAACATATAgattaaaaatcaatatataGTTTTACTTATTTAGAAAATAGCAAACCTGTCCAATCGTTGGTGGTACAATGTTTTCTGATGGAAATATTCCATTTGTTGGTACTTTATTTCTGATATTGAGAACAATATCTTTTATAGTGTTTAACTTTTCTTCCTGTGAACTACGTTTGTTGTAACAATCATTTGTCATGCCATATGCATTCTTTGAAAGAGATTCAATCTTTACATTTTGTGGTTTCCAATTATCAGCAATGAATGATAAAAATGTTTGTTTACCAATTTCGTTTAAAGAACACATTATAGATGTGAACATTTCTATAGCACTTTCTACAGTCATACTAACATCAGAATCCATTATATAGGttcgttcaatttttcaataaaaataaaaaacatttaattttataaatattactcGTATGTGTTATCATGCATGTGTATCAGTTAGAGGTTATGTCGGATTGAATTCCATATTTGAGTTATACGTAAGGAATAATTTACTAGAAATATcactaaaattcaaatttaaagttCTTTAACGCATAACATTCAACATGAAGTCGAATCTTTTTTTCagcatatttattaaaaaaaaattaagtacACAAAATGTCGATATGCATACAtagatacataaataattaGTCTTAACACTAGTTTGTATAGGCAAGATTTAAGGCACAATATGCTCCTTCATAAAATTTGTCCCATTTtagtatatatgtacaaaaatttgttcTTATCTCGCTTGCAAACTGATCTTCTGactttgttttcttttaaaatagacaatttaaataattaatactacatTAAAAGATATGTTATATATAGAACGACGTAAAAtcgaaaaaattgtataaatacttatttacacatttttgtttcctttttttgatACCGAAATTTTGACTAAAAATTCTAGCatgtttaaatataattctcAGATTCTTTTTAACGCATGATTTATTGTAAAGCTTGATTACCGTCTGGAATCTAATATCGGTCACTAAAAGAAATTGCATCTAACTCGAAGCTAGGAAAATACTGTTATTAAAAGTTCTTGATATTACGTAACAAATACTGTTAGCGATGTGTGActgaattatttctattattctagTAGCAATTCGTATGAGGTTTGTTCGCTCTCTAACGTGAAAATTATTCCGTTAAAGTCATTATTTTACCAGTATCAACGACGATAATGTATGAATAATCataatatataagataacgatacaATGatcattaaaaaaagagaaaaaatttgAACAAAGTTCCATTCTATCGCGATTCaagaattttcaaagaaaattccaGCATCACCGATGATATTTCCTAAAACatgtagtattatataaaatacatagcaCAGCTGTCTTTTTCATCAGGCACAAAATCATTCGCCTCTAAATTCGACATAATCACTAATATCTCGCGTATTTACAACATAAAATAATGGACgctaattaatttaaatgaggAAACAAACATAACTCGTAAAAGCTGCCTGGATTAAAATTAGTATAAAATTAGGCGAGTATACGGTAAAAGCTAAATGTTCCAAAAACGAGTATAGTTTAAATTACGAGCTCATAAATTTTTCGTTCTAGCGTGTCTAATTACAAATGAAACTCGCTAATTATCGACCATCAAGTGGATACAAAAAGAGacaaagatataatataagagaGCAACAAAGAGATAAAAGAACGAAGAGGTCGAAGAAGACAGCGGACAGGTACTTTGCATATTTTACCCACTTCATGATCAATCGTGAATTTCTAATTCTATTTTGAGCTTGAAAAAAGTCGCAGTTTACCgtcaaagagaaaagaagaaaacctAAAACTGACTACGTAGGATACGATCGTTAAATGAATACATATCTAACAATCTTGATTGAAACACTTGAGCATACCTATTATGACACCCTGTAAATGTCTTAAAACGGTTCACTCATTGTAAACCTAACGAATGACTAAAGTTTCTAAAGTTTCTCACTATTAAAAGAAGCATCATTGGAAGCGACAACATTCGTATATAGTTTTCTTCGCATATTCCCGTCGCAACGTAGTTGATAAAAGTTTGATAAAATTGACATCTGGAAATACGGTCTGAGCACTATAAAAGTCTTTTTAAAGCATAGAGGAAAATGGTTGGTCGCAGAGAGACTGTTCGATAGGCAGTGATTCCTGGGGCAGAAGGGACTCTCAGTCTATTGATGTGTTTCACTGGTCAGTCCCAGCTGTGTCGCTGTTGTTatggttgttgttgctgttgttttGTCCGTTAAGAAACGATGCCATTTCCATCGGCGACTGTTGCCCGGTCTGTTTAGAAACATGCGTGTTCGTTTCGCTTCTTTCAGATCTCACTCACAGAGAGGCACAGGCATGTaggtaatatataacgtatgtgTGTGGTGTTcggaaaatacgaaagaaaagcGGCTTCCAGAGAGAATGCAGAGAGTGTGCAAGTAGAATTTTAAAGAACAGCACGCGACCAATTGCTAAAGCTAGAAAAGACTAGTCTTCTTAATATCGAATAGTCTGAAAGCAGAAATACGTTAGTtgaatgtaaatatagatacagTCGCGCGCGAGAGTGCGGAGGGAGGAAAATAAATGGTAGTcgcttgtaaaaaaaaaaaaaagaaaaattaaaaaaagaaaaagtggtGTACAGCTGTAACCCAGTGGAGCCCGTGATTCGACTCGATTATCGAGTATAGGCCATCGAAATGGGACTTAATCAAGCTTGATGATAATAATGATCGAATCAATGTGCTATGTTCGTGCAATGACATTGAGGATATGGATGGACATAGTGATTTAGCGCCCAGGGTCTTATGTGTCAATCTATCGAGTGTGCAGAAAAATAAAAGCATTAATGGAAAGTTAAATATGAAGTCTCCTCTAGTGGCAGTGAAGCATTTATGTATATAGACACTATATGATTAGATTTTATTGCGTACCATTAGGGTGTGATTTGTTTACTTCCTATATTGGAATTATCTTGTAAAAATATCaacgatataatttaaattaaaaaaatgatatagaaccctttttttcattttttggcTACTTTAGGATCGAGCTCCTCAGAGTTACAAGCCGACAGAACACACACACGACAGTACGAATAGTTGCGATAAAAATATCGACAAGGCGTATAGAGATAACTATGTACGCAGTTAAGATAATATTTCTGTTCGTTTAGTAGAATTAGGAAATTGAATGACCGTAGACAATTGATATTTAattcagaaatagaaaatattgataTGACATTTTTGTCCATTTCTCAAATCGAAATAGCCTTCAGTCATTCTTTTCCTTTGACAAGACGAAAGTATTGATATTGTTACTTACAAATACCGACCTTAGGCTGTATTATATCTTCAGATGTATCGAGACCAGCAAGTGGATTTGATGTTATGTTTATTTTCGAATCAGTTACTCCGCCATTCATTACTCTTCCGTTTGTTATCGGTTTtcctaaaataaaaaattaatgtataaTCTATTATAAGGCGTACACTGTCTTTTTTCAAAATACGATGATATCACAAATTAAATTTACCTTCGCTTTGCGATGATTCCCGGCTTTGTTTGTGCTTCGTCCTCTTATATATTACTGCGGCTGCAGTTAAGCTGCCCAACAGAGTCGATCCTCCGAGAACTCCGCCAATTATGGcatacatatttacatttttatcatcTGCAGGCCTTACTCGACTATCTAATGTTAAATTGCTGCcatgatcatttttattatcataattaGCATGTTCGTTCGTATTTACAGCTCTTTTCGTCTTTTGTCGAAGGATCTTAGAAAATTCTGAAGCTGCGTCTACGGAAAAACTCTGAACTTTAAACTCATACGTTGTATCCGGTTGCAAATGGGAAATAGTTATGTTGAAAGAGTCTTTTCCTTCAACCGTAGTTTTTATATAATCGCTAACTGTGGTAGAAGCTCGGTGATACACATAGAAACCATCGATGTTTGCCGAATTATCCGAATTCTGCCAAATGAGTAATACTTCGTGTGGACTCAAAGCCTCGGTGTTCGTTAACAAAGGTATTGGCATCCTATTGCTTTCGATTCCGCCATCTTTATTCAGATGAAAACGTACGGAGTTTGGACTAAGTTTATTATCATTGTTGGAGTAAACTGCAGCAATTCGAAACCGATAAGTATGATTAGGCTGTAAATCGGTTACTTCGAACGACCGCACGTGATTCGGTATCTCCGAGTTCGCGGTCATCCATTTTGCTTGTCTACCATTCATCTTCTGTCCAAGTTCGCGATATTGAACTTTAAAGAATTGAATCGGCAGTCCTGTGTTCTCAGGTACAGACCACCTAACCATCACGGACACGTCTGAGAGTCTGGTGACATTCGGTAGATTCGGTGGTACTAGCACAgctacaaatataaaaaacCCGATAAAATCAACATGAAGTATTTAAGCAATATGTACGGTGCAACAAATTACCAGTGCCTTTACGTTTCCCTTCCTTactccttcttcttcctcctccccTTGTATGTTTGTGTCTTGAATTAGAGATTCCATAATCCTGTTTGGCTTCAGTCGTCCCAATATGTTGTTTAGGGTTCACTCTTAGCAAATTGCAACCAGAATGAGACCCATATTCGTTACTCGCGACACACTGGACAATTCCAGCGTGCTTTTTTTCAACCTCGGAGATAGAAAGACTCGAACCTTCGATTTCCACATTACCACCAGGCGTCAAAGATTCCCCATTAATTAGCCACTCAAATTTCGGTTGTGGTTCGCCTGTTACCGTGCAAGAGAGATCCAATTCTCCACCTTCGGAGAACGTTGCTGCCTTCGGTGGCTTAATCACCTTTGGAGCTTCCATAACTTTTAGTATGATCACAGACTTGATGTTTACACCATGGCTACTCCATATACAATCATATTCTCCCCTATCCGCTGATTGAACGTTAATTATCGTTAGACCCATCGCAGTTTTAATGGAGTTCAGTGGTAACGAACTACCTAATCTAGTCCACGTGACAGAAGGGATTGGGTAACCAGCGGCAAAGCATTCCAAAGTTACGTTTTTACCCCTCAAAACCTTGTACTCCGTTTGTGGTTGTTTAACAAAGTATGGTGCTCGAAAACTGGTATTTGTGTTTACGTTTAGAATCGTCTTATggttactacgatataactgaGTAGTTATGTAATTTTCAGCAGTGCAGTGATAAGATCCACTGTCCGATACTTTAGCATTTTCAATGACCATGGTCTTGCTACCAACTACGTTAACATTTTTTACAGGATTATTATCTTTGTAGAACTCAACTATCGCCTCTGGGGCTGAGTAAGGCACAGGACAAGTGATAGGCACGGTATTCCCCGCTGGAACGTTTATAACGACTTCGCTCTTATCGGTAAACTTCTCTAGCGTAGCAAGCGTCAATCTTGCCGGGTCAGAAGCTAAACCACTCGAACCTAACAACGTAAAATCAAATTAccaaattgtaatttaaacatTGTGAAAGAtgttaaagaaaatgaaatacaaaaatatttaccaTAAAATGCTATACAACGGTAATCACCGGCTTTGGATTCATTGTCAAAGTTCACTACGTGCCTGGACGTTTTCCCACCGTTACTAGACATGTGAAAAACCTGCAACCACCTATCCGAACCTAATGGTCTATGGCGCCAGGAGAAACGTTCTGCTCCGAGATTCAAATTGCATTCAAAATTCACATCATCTCCTATTGGCGCGGCCAAAGGTTGCGGATGTTTAGTGAAGATCATGCCTAGTTCTTGCTTCTGTCCTGTAATTTATACGAATAATTTAATTCTCATAGTATTCAATTTTTCTAGTCGCACgaaaatactattaaaaatgatacaaattGTAATATACTTGAATGTAATTAATCATGTGTAAATACTTTCTTTAACCACtgtatattaaaatgtaatgaatatcataaataaaaaatatataagacaAAACTGACCATGTGCAAAGCTGGTTAGGACATGAAGTAGGACCGTGATAACGGCATATAGAAAAAGCACAGGTCGCATCTTGACTCATTCTGCAatcaaagaaaacaaaaattacaaGTTAGTCACATATGTCGCTCTCATTCTTATTATTCGTTTTTTAGTCTTGGTTTTGTCGGTTAAAAATGCGAGGCGCCGGtctcgaaagagaaagagagggccCACTAAAATTAATGCCGGCCAACCACCACGTTTAAGTATAGAACATGGCGAGTTCACGTGGAAATAGAACGCATTCATTCTAGTTTTGATCATGGCTCGTCATTTCGGCACGAACGATCCCCGCTCCACCAAATGGGTCGCGCATTCCAGTCCCAAAGGGATACAGTATAACACGATTTATATTCGTTTCCAAATGCGGTTCATTTTAAAAGCTTCTGCCGCGCTAAAGCTCTCGGCAATCAAGAGGATTCTCAGAGAACAGTGGCGAAAATGAGATTGCGCATGAAATCTTGATTTTTATGACAACAGAGGATAACCTAACCCTAGTTAATATTAATGCTTCCCAGTTATATAGCCACTTTCTGTTTATTTAATATGActgtacatataatttattaatttctgcaTTATTAACTACAAAATGGATTtggatttatataattttgttattcttgatctaagaaaaaatattattgcatTTTATTTTGTACAGATCCTAACACCTCTTCTTTCTTTGTAATTCTGGCTTAGGTTGCTTCTTAATTagtatcaatatttatttataataaatagcaGTTACACaattttagtataaaatataaaatatttataaacattttgatGGTAATTTTTTGTGATTATATTTTTTTGCGATTGTGATTGTAAGCTGTCACTATTTAATAGTTGTGTCATTATTGCTCTATGGATATTTATACACTTAGAGAATTTAAATTGTACAATATGCACATTTTAAAGTACAATGCTTGTTTTAGATAGcgaaataaatctctatttaaGTTTCATTTCTTCAATGTAAAATATTCGCACTATACAATTTCGCTGCACTAACTGGCCGCCGCTATCTTTACCAATTCTTGGAACAGATTTCTTAGAGCGAGTCTCCTATGTTAATATGTAAGATAACAAAACGTGTCAGTCTCAGGTAAGTATCCGTATCTTATTTGTAAAATCGTACTCATCAATGAAAGAAGATACCCCACATTTcttagaaatataattatagctTTCTCTATAAGTAGTCTTTTAGGAAAATACTGTTTTTAACTGACTGCTATCTATACAATGGATACGCGAAAAGCATTATTGCTGCTTCTACTTATGAAGATTTAATGGAAGAAATTCCAAATTGAAGATCACACGAGTAAAAcatttctgttgattttatGTCACTCTGTATCACTTTATAATTAAGCAGAAGAATTTTAATAGGATACAAGTAGAAATGAAATGGCCTACTagagatttttatgcatttatggaaaatgtaaatgtatCAAGATTTCTAATAAATGCACAAAAATCCGTAGTTTATGtacaattatacaaaatacgtaaaatactcattataatatttagaggatgaaacaaatctctatatAAGTTCTTCTTTTattagctctatttataaaaatatgaatttgcataaatattcgtagtCTTCTTATCATGTTCTTTTTTCGTAatcttcaattatttttaaaattcgcgcgattgaatattgaaaaaattacgAAAAAGGATATTAAAAGAAGCAGAAACGCAGAATCCATTTGCATCGTGAGAAACGAAGTCGACAGAGGTGCCATAAT from Bombus terrestris chromosome 11, iyBomTerr1.2, whole genome shotgun sequence includes the following:
- the LOC100649587 gene encoding interference hedgehog isoform X1, which encodes MRPVLFLYAVITVLLHVLTSFAHGQKQELGMIFTKHPQPLAAPIGDDVNFECNLNLGAERFSWRHRPLGSDRWLQVFHMSSNGGKTSRHVVNFDNESKAGDYRCIAFYGSSGLASDPARLTLATLEKFTDKSEVVINVPAGNTVPITCPVPYSAPEAIVEFYKDNNPVKNVNVVGSKTMVIENAKVSDSGSYHCTAENYITTQLYRSNHKTILNVNTNTSFRAPYFVKQPQTEYKVLRGKNVTLECFAAGYPIPSVTWTRLGSSLPLNSIKTAMGLTIINVQSADRGEYDCIWSSHGVNIKSVIILKVMEAPKVIKPPKAATFSEGGELDLSCTVTGEPQPKFEWLINGESLTPGGNVEIEGSSLSISEVEKKHAGIVQCVASNEYGSHSGCNLLRVNPKQHIGTTEAKQDYGISNSRHKHTRGGGRRRSKEGKRKGTAVLVPPNLPNVTRLSDVSVMVRWSVPENTGLPIQFFKVQYRELGQKMNGRQAKWMTANSEIPNHVRSFEVTDLQPNHTYRFRIAAVYSNNDNKLSPNSVRFHLNKDGGIESNRMPIPLLTNTEALSPHEVLLIWQNSDNSANIDGFYVYHRASTTVSDYIKTTVEGKDSFNITISHLQPDTTYEFKVQSFSVDAASEFSKILRQKTKRAVNTNEHANYDNKNDHGSNLTLDSRVRPADDKNVNMYAIIGGVLGGSTLLGSLTAAAVIYKRTKHKQSRESSQSEGKPITNGRVMNGGVTDSKINITSNPLAGLDTSEDIIQPKTGQQSPMEMASFLNGQNNSNNNHNNSDTAGTDQ
- the LOC100649587 gene encoding interference hedgehog isoform X3 gives rise to the protein MRPVLFLYAVITVLLHVLTSFAHGQKQELGMIFTKHPQPLAAPIGDDVNFECNLNLGAERFSWRHRPLGSDRWLQVFHMSSNGGKTSRHVVNFDNESKAGDYRCIAFYGSSGLASDPARLTLATLEKFTDKSEVVINVPAGNTVPITCPVPYSAPEAIVEFYKDNNPVKNVNVVGSKTMVIENAKVSDSGSYHCTAENYITTQLYRSNHKTILNVNTNTSFRAPYFVKQPQTEYKVLRGKNVTLECFAAGYPIPSVTWTRLGSSLPLNSIKTAMGLTIINVQSADRGEYDCIWSSHGVNIKSVIILKVMEAPKVIKPPKAATFSEGGELDLSCTVTGEPQPKFEWLINGESLTPGGNVEIEGSSLSISEVEKKHAGIVQCVASNEYGSHSGCNLLRVNPKQHIGTTEAKQDYGISNSRHKHTRGGGRRRSKEGKRKGTAVLVPPNLPNVTRLSDVSVMVRWSVPENTGLPIQFFKVQYRELGQKMNGRQAKWMTANSEIPNHVRSFEVTDLQPNHTYRFRIAAVYSNNDNKLSPNSVRFHLNKDGGIESNRMPIPLLTNTEALSPHEVLLIWQNSDNSANIDGFYVYHRASTTVSDYIKTTVEGKDSFNITISHLQPDTTYEFKVQSFSVDAASEFSKILRQKTKRAVNTNEHANYDNKNDHGSNLTLDSRVRPADDKNVNMYAIIGGVLGGSTLLGSLTAAAVIYKRTKHKQSRESSQSEGKPITNGRVMNGGVTDSKINITSNPLAGLDTSEDIIQPKVGIYRATVADGNGIVS
- the LOC100649587 gene encoding interference hedgehog isoform X2, whose amino-acid sequence is MRPVLFLYAVITVLLHVLTSFAHGQKQELGMIFTKHPQPLAAPIGDDVNFECNLNLGAERFSWRHRPLGSDRWLQVFHMSSNGGKTSRHVVNFDNESKAGDYRCIAFYGSSGLASDPARLTLATLEKFTDKSEVVINVPAGNTVPITCPVPYSAPEAIVEFYKDNNPVKNVNVVGSKTMVIENAKVSDSGSYHCTAENYITTQLYRSNHKTILNVNTNTSFRAPYFVKQPQTEYKVLRGKNVTLECFAAGYPIPSVTWTRLGSSLPLNSIKTAMGLTIINVQSADRGEYDCIWSSHGVNIKSVIILKVMEAPKVIKPPKAATFSEGGELDLSCTVTGEPQPKFEWLINGESLTPGGNVEIEGSSLSISEVEKKHAGIVQCVASNEYGSHSGCNLLRVNPKQHIGTTEAKQDYGISNSRHKHTRGGGRRRSKEGKRKGTAVLVPPNLPNVTRLSDVSVMVRWSVPENTGLPIQFFKVQYRELGQKMNGRQAKWMTANSEIPNHVRSFEVTDLQPNHTYRFRIAAVYSNNDNKLSPNSVRFHLNKDGGIESNRMPIPLLTNTEALSPHEVLLIWQNSDNSANIDGFYVYHRASTTVSDYIKTTVEGKDSFNITISHLQPDTTYEFKVQSFSVDAASEFSKILRQKTKRAVNTNEHANYDNKNDHGSNLTLDSRVRPADDKNVNMYAIIGGVLGGSTLLGSLTAAAVIYKRTKHKQSRESSQSEGKPITNGRVMNGGVTDSKINITSNPLAGLDTSEDIIQPKVGIYYSILRRLVFSSFSNWSRAVL